Part of the Acidobacteriota bacterium genome is shown below.
GGGATCGTTGAGATAGACCTTGCCGTCCTGAATCCCCTCCAGCACCAGGAAGTGGTTGAAATTCCAATGCAGAATTACCGGCATCGGCAGGGCTCGCAGCGCCGCCGGTTCTTTCTTAAAGCCCTTGGCCACCAAGCCGTAGGAGCGGGCCGCCTTGACCATATTGCTCGCCTTGCTGCCGTCCCGGGACACGCCGCAGGCGAGGCGCAACTCCTCCAGGGAGACCCAGCGGCCGTGGTAGGCGAGGATGATCCCCAACGCGGCGGCGCCGCACTCCACCGCCTCCATCTGCAGCACCGTTGGGGTTCCGGCCCGCCCGGCCCACGGTCGGCGCCGCCACCATCTCCGCAGGCGCGCTGAGAGCTCTCCTTTCATCGACACCCGCTCATAGACATCCCATTCATAGACCCAAATCCGAGCGCAGCTTGGGCAGCACCAGCCGGATGGGCCGATCCCGGCGCACCACCACGCTGCCGTTGGCCAGGGTGCCGCTGCTGATTTCCAGGTCCGGCCCCCGGGAGGACGACCAGCGATAGCCGGTGGGGGTTGCCCGATCGCGCTCCAACGTCACCTCGATCTGGATCGGCGGCCCCTCCTCCATCAGCCGGCTCACCAGATCCTCGTTGGCCAGCAGCCGGACCATGCCCCGGGCGGTGCTGGGGAACTCCGCCACCCGCTGCACCCGCCCCACCATGTAGCCGAATTCTTCCTCCCGCACCGTGCTGGGAGTAATGCGGGCGGTCATCCCCTCGCGCACCCGTTTGCCGTCGGCGGCGGAGACGAAGAGCACCG
Proteins encoded:
- a CDS encoding NHLP bacteriocin system secretion protein translates to GLPLDLLEAEQSLSQQIDDQRLRIQELDLELRELRARLEEDSVLLAPYTGRVVELMVGLGDVVSEGSSVMTLEAVSEELVAVLFVSAADGKRVREGMTARITPSTVREEEFGYMVGRVQRVAEFPSTARGMVRLLANEDLVSRLMEEGPPIQIEVTLERDRATPTGYRWSSSRGPDLEISSGTLANGSVVVRRDRPIRLVLPKLRSDLGL